One region of Centropristis striata isolate RG_2023a ecotype Rhode Island chromosome 3, C.striata_1.0, whole genome shotgun sequence genomic DNA includes:
- the LOC131969145 gene encoding uncharacterized protein LOC131969145 isoform X1, whose amino-acid sequence MTVSAPTVGRELRCPQFPNHSLHLPLWSALPFRTPLRAPLKYHLRSPCSLTGAISPRRRVHGAVRQAHAYTVARKVISSLTARFDQKTGPVSSSGGTGGPSKIPLCPPYDCSIDLLPGGPLPSSRLYNLSKPEREAMEVYIRDSLAAGGLSFHQARSPECVSSSEDQGGRRMENSLQHPIRGTPGACPPRFATAVGEQIIHQG is encoded by the exons ATGACCGTCTCCGCTCCCACCGTCGGGAGAGAGCTGCGATGTCCCCAGTTTCCAAACCACAGCCTACATCTGCCTCTCTGGTCTGCACTCCCATTCAGGACTCCTCTCCGGGCTCCCCTCAAATACCACCTGAGGAGCCCATGCAGCTTGACCGGGGCCATCTCTCCCAGGAGGAGAGTTCACGGCGCCGTCAGGCAGGCGCATGCCTATACTGTGGCAAGAAAGGTCATTTCATCTCTCACTGCCCGATTCGACCAAAAGACAGGGCCCGTCAGTAGCTCTGGGGGTACTGGTGGGCCAAGCAAGATCCCCCTCTGTCC ACCATATGATTGCTCCATCGACTTGCTCCCTGGTGGTCCGTTGCCTTCCAGTCGTCTCTACAACCTGTCTAAACCTGAACGTGAGGCCATGGAGGTGTACATCAGAGACTCCCTTGCAGCAG GGGGCCTCAGTTTTCACCAAGCTCGATCTCCGGAATGCGTATCATCTAGTGAGGATCAAGGAGGGAGACGAATGGAAAACAGCCTTCAACACCCCATTAG AGGAACACCAGGAGCATGTCCGCCTCGTTTTGCAACGGCTGTTGGAGAACAGATTATTCATCAAGGCTGA
- the LOC131969145 gene encoding uncharacterized protein LOC131969145 isoform X2, giving the protein MTVSAPTVGRELRCPQFPNHSLHLPLWSALPFRTPLRAPLKYHLRSPCSLTGAISPRRRVHGAVRQAHAYTVARKVISSLTARFDQKTGPVSSSGGTGGPSKIPLCPPYDCSIDLLPGGPLPSSRLYNLSKPEREAMEVYIRDSLAAGGLSFHQARSPECVSSSEDQGGRRMENSLQHPISP; this is encoded by the exons ATGACCGTCTCCGCTCCCACCGTCGGGAGAGAGCTGCGATGTCCCCAGTTTCCAAACCACAGCCTACATCTGCCTCTCTGGTCTGCACTCCCATTCAGGACTCCTCTCCGGGCTCCCCTCAAATACCACCTGAGGAGCCCATGCAGCTTGACCGGGGCCATCTCTCCCAGGAGGAGAGTTCACGGCGCCGTCAGGCAGGCGCATGCCTATACTGTGGCAAGAAAGGTCATTTCATCTCTCACTGCCCGATTCGACCAAAAGACAGGGCCCGTCAGTAGCTCTGGGGGTACTGGTGGGCCAAGCAAGATCCCCCTCTGTCC ACCATATGATTGCTCCATCGACTTGCTCCCTGGTGGTCCGTTGCCTTCCAGTCGTCTCTACAACCTGTCTAAACCTGAACGTGAGGCCATGGAGGTGTACATCAGAGACTCCCTTGCAGCAG GGGGCCTCAGTTTTCACCAAGCTCGATCTCCGGAATGCGTATCATCTAGTGAGGATCAAGGAGGGAGACGAATGGAAAACAGCCTTCAACACCCCATTAG TCCATAG